A genomic segment from Triticum dicoccoides isolate Atlit2015 ecotype Zavitan chromosome 1A, WEW_v2.0, whole genome shotgun sequence encodes:
- the LOC119269406 gene encoding uncharacterized protein LOC119269406: protein MLATVVSSHSPAAPIYPLTPPPQPISTPREKEREGAAGMNCVKILVLLSLIPLALRGASLLVVPSPSAPDSASRTGVLAPVPAEQWRQERRRTVGRQTRGGRATTIAPFAPRRFGGFFRDDKRFAPTGSNPLHNL, encoded by the coding sequence ATGCTCGCCACTGTCGTCTCCTCTCACTCACCGGCCGCTCCCATATATCCGCTCACTCCGCCGCCCCAACCAATATCTAcgccgagagagaaagagagagagggagccgcCGGCATGAACTGCGTCAAGATTCTCGTACTGCTCTCCCTCATCCCTCTCGCGCTGAGGGGGGCGTCGCTCCTCGTCGTCCCGTCACCTTCCGCCCCTGACTCTGCATCACGCACCGGCGTCTTGGCTCCGGTGCCGGCGGAGCAGTGGAGGCAGGAGCGGAGGAGGACGGTGGGCCGTCAGACTCGgggcggccgcgccaccaccatcgCTCCCTTCGCCCCGCGGCGGTTCGGCGGCTTCTTCCGGGACGACAAGAGGTTCGCGCCGACGGGGTCGAACCCGCTGCACAACCTGTGA